One Leishmania infantum JPCM5 genome chromosome 26 genomic window carries:
- a CDS encoding chaperone protein-like protein: MNADIDVAESARNSFLQAQVEERAWHEPPAPPGEQGSWTEVKAAVDAGEVVGEPVPLRDLLRPMTMMEMKLALQTHYPVDDPPSAEHIAKRDLAVDLQTMTITEGAVDMVQLQADLDAAEQKAVEQAKEEERMVQERQKEMSARLFR, from the coding sequence ATGAACGCGGATATCGATGTGGCCGAGTCTGCCCGCAATTCGTTCCTGCAGGCGCAGGTCGAGGAGCGGGCGTGGCATGAGCCGCCTGCGCCCCCAGGTGAGCAGGGCTCGTGGACGGAGGTGAaggccgccgtcgacgcggGCGAAGTTGTGGGCGAGCCAGTGCCGTTGAGGGACCTGCTCCGGCCCATGACAATGATGGAGATGAAATTGGCCCTGCAGACGCACTACCCTGTAGACGATCCGCCGTCTGCCGAGCACATTGCGAAGAGAGACCTGGCGGTTGATCTGCAGACCATGACCATCACGGAGGGAGCGGTGGACATGGTACAGCTGCAGGCCGACCTGGACGCCGCGGAGCagaaggcggtggagcaggcgaaggaagaggagaggatgGTGCAGGAGCGACAGAAGGAGATGTCGGCTCGCCTGTTTCGttga
- a CDS encoding putative 40S ribosomal protein S16, with amino-acid sequence MPADKSYALKQVQTFGKKKTAIAVATVTKAAQCNIKVNGVPLQQILPDTLRAKIMEAITVVGSKYYSRLRIDVAVHGGGQVSQAYAARQAIAKGLIAFFQKYHNEVEKAALKDKFLAYDKFLLIADPRRCEPKKWGRHSARTRFTKSYR; translated from the coding sequence ATGCCCGCTGACAAGAGCTACGCGCTGAAGCAGGTGCAGACCTTCGGCAAGAAGAAGACGGCAATCGCCGTGGCCACGGTCACCAAGGCTGCCCAGTGCAACATCAAGGTGAAcggtgtgccgctgcagcagatcCTGCCCGATACGCTGCGCGCGAAGATCATGGAGGCCATCACCGTGGTGGGATCCAAGTACTActcgcggctgcgcatcGATGTGGCGGTGCACGGTGGCGGTCAGGTGTCGCAGGCGTACGCCGCGCGCCAGGCGATCGCGAAGGGCCTTATTGCGTTCTTTCAGAAGTACCACaacgaggtggagaaggccgCGCTGAAGGACAAGTTCCTGGCGTACGACAAGTTCCTGCTCATCGCCGatccccgccgctgcgagcCGAAGAAGTGGGGTCGCCACTCTGCCCGCACGCGCTTCACCAAGTCCTACCGGTAA
- a CDS encoding chaperone protein-like protein, whose translation MHRHVFRRSTALLQMGNPSMGGMPGMPPGMGAPGANSSVGPSSGLPNRPGKTVSYQNAIKMEAERRRKLEEDTRSRYYVVKEDTREKRGSGRVIGIDLGTTNSCICYIDAATRRPKIIPSPTGSWVYPTAITFDKNHQIRMFGEEARACARTSASATLCSGKRLIGRGFGELGRVQSNLSKTNILTVNEKGEVAVEIMGRTYTVVHIIAMFLRYLKSEAEKFLGEEVQQAVVSVPAYFTPQQKVATEDAALCAGFDVLEIIDEPSAACLAYTVLERLKREERDAQQRAAASPPVSATATAASAAQSSSSGGNSEAVAGASSSSTPEADAYGNKRYVRSLVFDLGGGTLDCAIMEHDRYRQMFNLVATHGDPMLGGNDWDTVLSQHFAKQFESKWRVPIEEEEGNVGQGVAAFRNLILEAEKAKIHFTHSTETYYGYNRAFHFSDKLRDIVPLEATLTHEEYVTLTRPLRARCLQCIERLFEHTGYAAADIDNILLVGAMTRDPPIRHLLEEYFGKKVVREDTCPADYAVALGAGIRGGMLQGSFPELTASTRFVSGTVQSLREGGGIVRRLWRYLKLMTSTVNPNAIGTRWRGRAKGLSDEEIANYAKELVEFEATCARRLLLERAESEANFVMRRVTADSNRKQGMQEKRIMQLSEQLKFWQYMVHNFHDHEEELLRVVKELQEALDELDGLATDNVAGLTKAGTIDFSKTLARTLRAVSGTVAETEDDNDTSDDCTEHAA comes from the coding sequence ATGCACCGCCACGTCTTTcgtcgcagcaccgcatTGCTGCAAATGGGCAACCCGAGCATGGGCGGAATGCCGGGGATGCCACCAGGGATGGGGGCTCCCGGTGCCAACAGCTCGGTCGGGCCGTCGTCCGGCTTGCCGAACCGACCGGGAAAGACGGTGAGCTACCAGAACGCAATCAAGATGGAAGCGGAGAGGCGCCGCAAGCTCGAGGAGGACACGCGTAGCCGCTACTATGTCGTCAAGGAGGACACCCGGGAGAAGCGGGGTAGCGGGCGGGTGATCGGTATCGACCTCGGAACCACAAACAGCTGTATTTGCTACATTGACGCCGCGACGAGACGGCCGAAGATCATCCCGTCGCCAACGGGGTCGTGGGTGTACCCGACGGCCATCACCTTCGACAAGAATCACCAGATTCGCATGTTCGGCGAGgaggcacgcgcgtgtgcgcgcacgagcgccagcgcgacACTCTGCAGTGGCAAGCGGCTCATCGGCCGCGGCTTTGGCGAGCTTGGTCGCGTGCAATCGAACTTGTCCAAGACAAACATTTTAACGGTGAACGAGAAgggcgaggtggcggtggagatCATGGGGCGCACGTACACAGTTGTGCACATCATTGCCATGTTCCTGCGCTACCTGAAGAGCGAAGCCGAGAAGTTCTTGGGCGAGGAAGTGCAGCAGGCCGTGGTGAGCGTGCCGGCGTACTTCACACCGCAGCAGAAGGTGGCCACCGAAGACGCGGCGCTCTGTGCGGGCTTTGACGTGCTGGAGATCATTGACGAGCCGTCGGCAGCGTGCCTGGCGTACACGGTGCTGGAAAGGCTCAAGCGCGAGGAGAGGGATGCGCAGCAACGTGCGGCGGCCAGCCCACCTGTATCTGCCACCGCTACCGCTGCCTCCGCAGCGCAAAGTAGCAGTAGCGGCGGCAACtccgaggcggtggcgggcgcgtcctcgtcctctacTCCTGAAGCGGATGCATACGGCAACAAGCGTTACGTGCGCTCTCTCGTCTTTGACCTCGGTGGCGGTACACTCGACTGTGCGATCATGGAGCACGACCGCTACCGGCAAATGTTCAACCTCGtcgccacgcacggagaCCCCATGCTGGGGGGCAACGACTGGGACACGGTTCTCTCCCAGCACTTCGCCAAGCAGTTTGAGAGCAAGTGGCGCGTGCCGAtcgaagaagaagagggaaacGTCGGCCAAGGCGTCGCGGCCTTCCGAAACTTGATcctggaggcggagaaggcgaagataCACTTCACCCACTCCACCGAGACCTACTACGGCTACAACCGTGCCTTCCACTTTTCCGACAAGCTGCGCGACATTgtgccgctggaggcgacGCTCACGCACGAGGAGTACGTCACCCTCACCCGCCCACTGCGCGCCCGCTGCCTACAGTGCATCGAGAGGCTGTTCGAGCACACCGGCTACGCCGCTGCGGACATCGACAACATCCTGCTGGTCGGCGCCATGACCCGTGACCCGCCCATCCGCCACCTGCTCGAGGAGTACTTCGGGAAAAAGGTGGTGCGGGAGGACACGTGCCCGGCTGACTACGCCGTCGCGCtcggcgccggcatccgcGGTGGGATGCTGCAGGGCAGCTTTCCGGAGCTCACAGCTAGCACCCGCTTCGTCAGTGGCACGGTGCAGTCActgcgcgagggcggcggcatcgtccGCCGGCTGTGGCGCTATCTCAAGCTCATGACGAGCACCGTGAACCCTAATGCGATTGGCACGCGATGGCGCGGTCGTGCCAAGGGGCTCTCTGACGAGGAGATCGCGAACTACGCGAAGGAGCTGGTGGAGTTCGAGGCCACGTGCGCACGTCGACTGCTGCTCGAGCGGGCCGAGAGCGAAGCGAACTTCGTCATGCGCCGTGTCACAGCCGACTCAAATCGCAAGCAGGGCATGCAGGAAAAGCGGATTATGCAGCTCAGTGAGCAACTGAAGTTCTGGCAGTACATGGTGCACAACTTTCACGaccacgaggaggagctgctgcgtgttgtgaaggagctgcaggaggcacTGGACGAGCTGGATGGACTCGCGACGGACAACGTGGCAGGCCTGACGAAGGCAGGCACCATTGACTTCTCCAAGACACTTGCGCggacgctgcgcgccgtgtcGGGTACCGTTGCGGAGACGGAGGATGACAATGATACCAGCGACGACTGCACGGAACACGCCGCG